Proteins found in one Silene latifolia isolate original U9 population unplaced genomic scaffold, ASM4854445v1 scaffold_20.1, whole genome shotgun sequence genomic segment:
- the LOC141638508 gene encoding UDP-glycosyltransferase 79B30-like produces the protein MFTQNSKPLHIAMYPWFAIGHFNSYLHLANKLAQRGHIISFLLPTKNQQKLASINPYPNLVTFYPITVPPVDGLPAGAESTNDVHPKDRSKIMAARDLTQDQLDSYLAQLKPDFLFFDSPEWVPHVARKHEVKPVYYAVFYVSMFAYCNLQARNLPLNHRLTEGDLIEPPPGFPSSIKFRPSEARTTARVFSSDFGNGMTFLEKQDLGIQESVAIGFRSCRETEGAYADFLEKQLGKPVLLAGFLFPDPPTSKLDEFFDNWLNGFGHGTVIYCALGSEASIEKDQFDELVLGLELTGMPFLAAIKPPAGYETIEFALPEGFIERTKGRGMVRGDWVPQPQIVQHPSVGCFVSHCGTGSLSEALMGGCQLVLIPLNLDQYINARLMSVDMRVAIEVEKGENDDFFYKEALQKAVELVMDLEGQVGKELKANNAKWRELLFKEGIEESYINSFVKSLRELL, from the exons ATGTTTACTCAAAATAGCAAGCCTTTGCACATAGCAATGTACCCTTGGTTTGCTATTGGCCACTTCAATTCATACCTCCACTTAGCCAACAAATTAGCCCAAAGAGGTCACATTATCTCATTTCTTCTCCCTActaaaaaccaacaaaaattagcCTCTATTAATCCATACCCTAACCTTGTTACATTTTATCCCATTACTGTACCACCCGTTGACGGCCTACCAGCTGGTGCAGAGTCTACTAATGATGTCCACCCTAAGGACCGGTCTAAAATTATGGCCGCCCGGGATTTAACTCAAGACCAACTTGACTCTTATCTTGCCCAACTCAAACCCGACTTTTTATTTTTTGACTCTCCTGAGTGGGTCCCCCACGTAGCCCGAAAACACGAGGTCAAACCCGTTTACTATGCTGTTTTTTACGTATCAATGTTTGCTTATTGTAACTTACAAGCGAGGAACTTACCCTTGAACCACCGTCTTACGGAGGGTGACCTTATCGAACCACCCCCGGGGTTCCCGAGCTCGATAAAGTTCCGCCCCTCCGAGGCGCGGACGACAGCGAGGGTGTTTTCGAGTGATTTCGGGAACGGAATGACGTTCTTAGAAAAGCAAGACTTGGGGATTCAAGAGAGTGTTGCCATAGGGTTTAGAAGTTGTAGGGAGACGGAGGGAGCTTATGCTGACTTTCTTGAGAAACAACTTGGTAAACCCGTTTTATTAGCGGGTTTTTTGTTTCCGGATCCTCCGACGTCTAAACTAGATGAATTTTTTGATAATTGGTTAAACGGGTTCGGTCATGGCACCGTAATTTATTGTGCACTTGGAAGTGAAGCGTCCATTGAAAAGGACCAGTTTGATGAACTTGTCCTTGGACTCGAGCTCACAG GTATGCCTTTTCTAGCGGCCATAAAGCCGCCGGCGGGCTATGAAACAATAGAGTTCGCCTTACCTGAAGGTTTCATAGAGAGGACAAAAGGAAGAGGAATGGTGCGCGGGGATTGGGTCCCACAACCACAGATCGTGCAACATCCTTCAGTAGGATGCTTTGTGAGCCATTGTGGGACTGGTTCTCTATCGGAAGCATTGATGGGAGGGTGTCAACTAGTACTCATTCCTCTAAACCTAGATCAATACATAAATGCGAGACTAATGAGCGTTGATATGAGGGTTGCAATCGAGGTTGAGAAGGGGGAGAATGATGACTTCTTCTATAAAGAAGCCCTTCAAAAGGCCGTCGAGTTGGTGATGGATTTAGAAGGCCAAGTTGGGAAAGAACTCAAGGCTAACAATGCTAAATGGAGGGAATTGTTGTTCAAAGAAGGAATTGAGGAGTCTTACATTAACAGCTTTGTTAAGAGTCTTAGAGAATTGCTTTGA